Proteins encoded by one window of Rutidosis leptorrhynchoides isolate AG116_Rl617_1_P2 chromosome 7, CSIRO_AGI_Rlap_v1, whole genome shotgun sequence:
- the LOC139857618 gene encoding large ribosomal subunit protein uL6-like gives MKTILSSEAMDIPEGVEINVKAKVIEVKGPRGTLTRTFKHLNLDFQLITDEEGKQKLKVDAWFGSRKTTAAIRTALSHVNNLIIGVTQGFRYKMRFVYAHFPINASITNANTAIEIRNFLGEKKVRKVDLLDGVTVVRSEKVKDELVLDGNDIELVSRSCALINQKCHVKNKDIRKFLDGIYVSDKAKIEEEA, from the exons atgaagacgATTTTGTCATCGGAGGCCATGGATATACCAGAAGGTGTGGAGATCAACGTGAAGGCCAAAGTTATCGAAGTGAAAGGGCCAAGAGGAACTCTTACTCGTACCTTCAAacatcttaaccttgatttccaatTGATTACTGATGAAGAAGGAAAACAGAAATTGAAAGTTGATGCGTGGTTTGGATCCAGGAAAACCACAGCTGCTATCCGTACAGCTCTTAGTCATGTTAATAATTTGATTATTGGTGTTACTCAAGGGTTTAGGTACAAAATGCGGTTTGTGTATGCTCATTTTCCAATCAATGCTAGCATTACTAATGCTAATACTGCTATTGAGATCCGAAACTTTCTCGGAGAAAAAAAG GTGAGGAAAGTTGATTTGCTTGATGGTGTTACTGTGGTTAGATCAGAGAAGGTTAAGGATGAGCTCGTACTGGATGGAAATGATATCGAGCTTGTTTCTCGATCTTGTGCTTTGATCAATCAG AAATGTCATGTGAAGAACAAGGATATCAGGAAGTTTCTTGATGGTATTTATGTGAGTGACAAGGCCAAAATTGAAGAGGAAGCTTAA